TCATGAAACAAGCAACAGTACTGTATTATCACAGGGAAGATATCCGGAAGTCTTCTCCAAAACGGTCCcaaaagcttttgttttgtttgtttgtatatgtcCCCAACAGTGGAAACATCATTGTAGCCACTCCAGGTCGCTTGGAAGACATGTTCCGGAGGAAATCAGAGGGGCTGGATTTGGCCAGCTCTGTGAAATCTCTTGACATTCTagtcttggatgaagcagatCGGCTTCTGGATATGGGCTTTGAAGCAAGGTATTTTCCTTTCTTGTGGAGCCCCCAGGCCTGTTCTCTCTTGATCATCAAATCAGTGCTGCGTCTGTAATAAAGTCACACTTGACAACCAGTGTTTAGGTTACAAGATACCTtttcatcatagagttggaagagatcccaagggccatccagcccctgtttaaaaacctccaaagaaggagactcctccacactccTAGGGAGTGTTTTGTTCGCTGCTGCGGGGAACAGGGTTCCTTTGCTCTTGTCCCAGCAGAGCTCCTTTGACTGATCATAACTGTGTTTGCTTGCAGTTTGAATACCATCCTGGACATTTTGCCAAAGCAGAGACGGACAGGACTCTTTTCAGCAACTCAGACCCAAGAGGTTGAGAACCTAGTGAGAGCTGGCCTCCGCAACCCTGTCCGCATCTCTGTGAAGGAGAAGGATATGGCAGCAAGCAACACACAGAAGACCCCTACCCGGCTCCAGAATTTCTACATGGTGTGGAGTTGTTTTGGATCTCAGCTTTCATGTAATACTTGTTAATGATAGGGCTCTATGCCACCTTGGTGATGCTGGATGCTGAAGCATATGGAGACTCAATActtttgccttttttgttttcttaataataCATAAAGCTTGGGAAAgctttttgggctacaacttccagactcccccagccagcatggccaatgtacATGCTTGGTTTCAGTGCATTCTAGAAGTTATAGTCTAAAAAGTAGGTTTTCCAAGTAATAGTTACACTGGATTTCTTGTTGGTTTTGTCTGATCATAGTACTTGATGGTTTATAAAGTCACATAAGCAAAGGAGCCCCAAGGAGTTTCAGTTTAAAtttggaaagtggaaggagagagtTGGAACTGAATGCCAGCAAATGCCCTTACATGTTTTAGCAAAGAGTTTTGATGTGGGAGTTGAAAGCCCCAATATTCTATTTCTCTGCTGTCTGCTGCCATGCCTTTATCCATAcctgttttgtttctgttcttggaATTTAGATCTGCAAAGCAGATGAGAAATTTAACCAGTTAGTTCACTTCCTTCGTCAACACAAACCAGAAAAACATCTTGTCTTTTTCAGGTAATGCCAAATGGGACACTCCATTGCCTTTTATTTGTATTCATTGAACACAGGGCTGGACAGTCTTTAAGCTTGCAGGATCTGTTGAAGGCAAGGGGTGGAGGAGATCCCAATATTTTAGACATGGCAGATGATTTGTCTGTTTATATAGGGAGATTTATTTCAAGATTTCTTTACCCATTCCTTCTAATATACCTTTTTAGGGTGGGGTATAGCAGCCTTACTCATGCTAGCCTCTCTCAGTCTTGTCTTTCTTTGTGGTTTTGGACACATACAATTGAGATTATTGGCGCTGTCTTTTTCATCACCTTTTGTTTCTGTAGTACTTGTGCCTGCGTGGAGTATTATGGGAAGGCTTTGGAATGTTTGATTAAGaatgtgaaaataatgtgcatcCATGGGAAAATGAAACACAAACGGAATAAGATCTTTATGGAATTCAGGAAACTTGCAAGGTGAGAATCCTTTTTGCAAAAGCTAATTCAGCCAAACGCTTGAAATTGTTAGTGTGTGTCCCTGTGTATACGgaagtatatatatgtgtgtgtgtgtgtgtgtagttttattCCATGTTTTGATTTAGGTGTAAGACTATTGGGCGAACTGCTCAGATTTTGGAATTGATCGTTTCAGAATTGCATATTTAACAGCCAGATTGCATACTTGTGAGAATCAGGACACTtagttctttctcttttcatataAAAACGTTGCATTTTCCTTCAACATCCTAGTGGCATTCTGGTTTGCACTGATGTGATGGCCCGGGGCATCGACATTCCAGAAGTGAATTGGGTTTTGCAGTATGATCCTCCAAGTAATGCAAGGTACCTTTCCTCTCTTAAGAATGGAACCAATTTTTAATTGCCAGATTGGGTTGAGCTGGAGATGACCAAATAAGATAGTACGATAGTAGTAATGTACCAGTGGAGGAATGTCTCCTTGTTTTCAAGTAGCATGTGATCCTTAATAAGTTTCCCTCTTGCTGAGTtgcttttttctcctccctttcaGTGCTTTTGTGCATCGCTGTGGCCGCACAGCACGCATTGGCCACTTGGGCAGCGCACTTGTCTTCCTGCTTCCCATGGAAGAAGCTTATGTAAATTTTCTAGCTATTAACCAAAAGGTGAGTTGACTATTTGATTTTCAACAAGGATAAAAGAGTGTGTCTAGGTTCTGTATTTAAGAAAGCTCCTGAATATGGATTTACTCATCCAGTAGTTGTTGAGTGCCTGAAATTTTCTCTGCTGTACAAATAGTGAAAGATAAGATGGTCCCTGCTTACAACAAATAGTTGTGTAGCACCTGGAGCTCTAAGATTATACTCCAGGCATCCGAGAAAGTGGGTTGCAatccataaaagctcatgctgtatCTAGTTAgatatagcatgagcttttgtggactgcagcccACTTTCTTGAATGCTTGGAATAAGTTGCACATGGTTGGGGATGGGATGCTGATAATGCAGAAAACATTGTCATCTTATGGTGCCTCTTTTCCTGCTACAACACAAACATCCATTTTAAAGCTTGGCCACCTTGAATTCaattttgggaaaaaggtgggatataaattcaataaaataaataaataaagcatgttAAAAGTGGGGTTAAATACCCAGCTGGCCAGGAGAACATTCTCTGTCTCTCATGATAAAGTCACTAGTGGTAATATCTGCCTGGGAGTGGGGAAAAGTCGCAGTTGTGGTTTATCCTgtttttgttgtcttttctacAGTGCTAGATTTGAatattgagccagtgtggtgtagtggtttgttcATTTGACTAAGatactgggagacctgggtttgaatccctgctcggccatggaaacccactgggtgatcttgggcgagtcacatactctcagcctcagaggaaggcaaaggcaaagccctctaaactaaaatattgaaaatgtaaTGTGACGTTTTAAACTAGCTgaacaaaaaaatgaaattattccaGTGTCTGAAATTGGGTTCCTTTGAATAGTGTCCCATGCAGGAAATGAAGCTTCAGAATAATGTGGCGGATGTCCTCCCCAAACTGAAGTCTCTGAGTTTAGCTGACAGAGCTGTATACGAGAAAGGGATGAAGGCATTTGTGTCTTACGTGCAGGCCTACGCCAAGCATGAGTGCAATTTGATCTTCCGGCTAAAAGGTAAACTTTGCAacctgcttttttatttatttctccaggTTTACTTGTTAAATCTTAAACTGGCTGCAGGTGGTGCAGAAGATCATGGGTCACTTTTGGCCAGAGAATTAGCAGCTGTAGGGAGCTTGTTTTTGTCTTCCCACATTAGAGAATTCTGCTATGTATTCAGGTGTTTGTTTCAAGCTTTTCTCCTCACTCAGATGTTTGCCACTTCTCTTCTTGCATGTATTTCAACTTCTAAGACCATGTACATCTTCAGCTTGTTCTCATTATAAAAAAAGCCCTATGGTTTGTCATGAATCTGAACTGTTCCACTGGGTCTCTGCTTAGTTATTTGACTTGATCCATCCATCTCTCTTCCCCCTTGCAACAGACCTGGACTTTACCAGCCTGGCCCAAGGCTTTGCTTTGCTGAAGATGCCAAGGATGCCAGAGCTAAAAGGCAAATGTTTCCCAGATTTCACACCGGTTGATATTGACACAGACTTGATTGCATACCAAGACAAgaacagagaaaaacagagacagaaatttctggagcagcaaaggACAGAGTGGCAGGaacagggaaggaggaaaaaatttACCAAGAATAAGGCCTGGTCCAAACAGAAAgccaagaaggagaagaagaagaaaatgacagCCAAACGGAAAAGAGAAGAGGTGAGTTAATGGTGTTTTGTATTGGACCTAGCAAggttttggtttatttgttttagaATGCCaaaggggtttgtgtgtgtgactcacccagtggttttccatagccaagcagggattcagaccctgttctccagtcataatagtgcaaaccactacaccggcTTTGTGCTAAATTTTGTTTGTTATCTGACTGCAGGGGTCCGATGTAGAAGATGTTGATATGGAGGAGCTATTGAAGGACACACGACTCCTGAAAAGGCTAAAGAAAGGCAAAATCAGCGAGGAAGAGTTTGAGAAGAAACTATTGTGCAGCACTCGGGAAGCTCAGACAGAAACCATAGATGGCTCAGGCTCTGAAGGATAAAACATCAGTTGTGAGAATTTGTCCTTTGGGTCGCATTAAAACAGACTCTTTCCTATGTAACAGATGCTTTTGTGCTTTTGATATTGGTGCGATTGTACAGGCGGGTTTCCAGAGGTACAAGTGGTTCAGTCTggaacacaggaagctgcctttCTACTGAGGTAAAGTATGGTCGGCTCTGATGAGCAACACCATTGTTTAGTGGAGTCTTCATACAATCAATGCAAACATATcccttttgtgaaacattgacaATTCATTACCTGCACTTGGctcacttttgtgtgtgtgttgtgtataagCTGCTTCTTTAACAAGCTGCTAAGCAAAATCACATCAGCCTCAGCACACCAGGAGTGGAGAGTTTACAAGTAAAGTTTAATAAGTTCATCACTGACAGCAGAGGGGGTCAAGACCCCAAGATCTGTAAAAAGCAGTGTGATCAGTGAAGGGGATGTATAGTCAATCCAGGGATGCTCCACCATAAGCGCCTTACTTTTCTTCAGCGTATCTGCTTTGTACTAGGAAAAGACAACAAGGGGAGAGGGAGACACAAGTTACCATTTTCTGAAAAAGGTAACAGCAAGACTAAACCAGAACAGAGAAGGCTGTTCTACAGAATGGAAAAATGCCAACTGCCACTAGTGGAAACCCTTGGACTGCAAATATTCCTCATCACTGTCCCCACAGAAGCACCCACAAGGAGGACCCCAAAACACAGGCAATTGTATCGACATGCCCACAAAAActagttctagcagttttcataTCCATGTACGTACTTTGTAAACGTAATGGGCCTGAATTGCCGATGAAGGAAACCATCATGATAACCTACATCATAGTAGAATACTAGTAACTTTCAGTCAACAAGCAGATAAACAACAGTCTAGAAACCTTGAGACAATCCTCTCCAGCTATGTTCTGGTGGTTCTGGTTGCACATCGGTTTTAAAGAtcaggttttaaattgttttaacatttccACCCAGATGCATATCAcagatttttaaagtataaacaactaggaaatatatttttccaaactTAAATTACCTTAAATTTATCTGGGACATCCTGCTGGTTCAGAGGGAAGAGCCTTACGAACTTGAAACTCTCTGCAACCACGTAGAAAGGTTTGTTCTGAGCTTTGGCACACACAGCCATTTGATTTGTGCCAATCTGCAAAAATAGTGAAGTTGGGATAATGAACTGAGTAACTTCCTTGCTATGgttcaaaaaaagagaaagcttAAGAACAAGACCTAGCCAAATGTTCCACTGTAAAGACTCCTGCACTTTCCATTggcccattaaaaataatggaatttCAAAGTACTAAACTTTGACTACATCCCATCTTAAACAAATACCTTTTAGTACTTTACTTAAATAACCCAGTTCagtcagatgccagccacagatgctggcgaaacatcaggagcaaactcttctagaacttggccacagagcccgaaagacccacaaaaaactatggatgccggccatgaaagccttcgacgtcatAAAAGAATTTCCCTCCCCGTTTTGCTGATGGAAGCTTCTGCTAGATCAAAAAATTCTGTCAGTGGAAAGACCTTTAATGTTTCGAGATCTTTCTGTACCTTATTAATAATTCCTCCATTTTCCACTACCCCTTCAGCGCCAACTATCACCAGGTCCACTTTTTCCATGATATACCTgtttaaaagaagggaaaaaatcaaATGCATATACTACATTAGGAATTATTTTggtacttttaaaaacaacaacagagtctAGTTCTGCTAAGTTTAAACCACGGATTTCTGGACTAGAATCCAGAAGAGTTATATtaaggtgtgcatgtgtgtgcacaccttGATGTGTGCATGCCCTGTGGGATTTGGACGCTGTGTCAATCGTTGCACTAGGAGGCCCTTATTCTTGCTTTGGATGCACTAGAAACTTCGATTCAACTTCCAGACAGTTCCGTGTGGGAAAAtaggacccatttctttaaaGAAGAAGCAAGAATCATTGCATGCTGAAGGACATAGGTTCAATCCCTATAATCTCTTTACAAAAGGTCAAGTAAACATTGCCCACAAACTTACCCAACAGCAGCGTCTAGGATTATCGTCACAGGGATGCCCAGTTTGGTGAGGGCCTCAGCCATCTTCTGCCTGTGTAATTTTTAGGATATTATCTTCAAACCCATTTTATGAAAATCAGTACTTTGATGCTACATACGATTACATGGAATGGGTAGGATCGTATCAAGTTCATTCTCAGAACAGacttaatacattttat
This genomic interval from Sceloporus undulatus isolate JIND9_A2432 ecotype Alabama chromosome 10, SceUnd_v1.1, whole genome shotgun sequence contains the following:
- the DDX55 gene encoding ATP-dependent RNA helicase DDX55, whose protein sequence is MERVTEGAWESLPVKLSPGVRRALQEMGFSHMTPVQSATIPLFMTNKDVAAEAVTGSGKTLAFVIPIIEILLRREEKLRKKQVGAIVITPTRELAVQIDEVISHFTKHFPQFSQCLLIGGKNPMEDIERFKEQGGNIIVATPGRLEDMFRRKSEGLDLASSVKSLDILVLDEADRLLDMGFEASLNTILDILPKQRRTGLFSATQTQEVENLVRAGLRNPVRISVKEKDMAASNTQKTPTRLQNFYMICKADEKFNQLVHFLRQHKPEKHLVFFSTCACVEYYGKALECLIKNVKIMCIHGKMKHKRNKIFMEFRKLASGILVCTDVMARGIDIPEVNWVLQYDPPSNASAFVHRCGRTARIGHLGSALVFLLPMEEAYVNFLAINQKCPMQEMKLQNNVADVLPKLKSLSLADRAVYEKGMKAFVSYVQAYAKHECNLIFRLKDLDFTSLAQGFALLKMPRMPELKGKCFPDFTPVDIDTDLIAYQDKNREKQRQKFLEQQRTEWQEQGRRKKFTKNKAWSKQKAKKEKKKKMTAKRKREEGSDVEDVDMEELLKDTRLLKRLKKGKISEEEFEKKLLCSTREAQTETIDGSGSEG